ACTGTTTCGGACATTGTCCGTCAGGTCAAGTAGCGGCAACTACAAATTATGGGCTATCCGATCTTCCCGAACTCCCTCTCAAAATAGCCTAATGTGAGGTCGTCATAGATGCAAAATTCGACAACTTCGAGGCTCGTCTTCGGATTCTCCTTCAGATATGTTGCTGCTTCCTTGACAAGTATCTCCGCGCACCGGTCCTTCGGGAATCCGAAGATGCCCGAGCTTATGGCGGGCAGGGAAATACTCTTGAGACCTTTCCCAGAGGCGAGCTTGATACTGTTCAGAACGGCATTCTTCAGCTTACTGTCTTCGTCGCCCTCTCCCATCCTCGGTCCTACGGCATGAATGACATACCGCGCCGGGAGTCTGCCGGCGCCAGTCACAGCAGCATTGCCCACGGGGACATAACCGATTCTGTCACTCTCCTCCTGGATAATCCGGCCCCCCTTTCGTACAATAGCCCCTGCAACTCCTCCTCCGTGCTGGAGATAAGAATTTGCCGCGTTCACAATTGCATCGACATCCCTCTCTGTTATGTCAGCCTGAACAAGACGAAGCGTTTTTCCCCAGATCACCTTTTCTCCCACGACTTTCATAGTTCCTCCGTAGAGAGCCCCTTGACGTGCTCTCTCTGTCAGCCTAACAATCTTTTTGAGCTCCGCTTCCGCGCCGTAACGATGTCCTCAGCAGACTCCGAGGAATTGTCGTACATACCCTGTGTGGAATAATACTAAAAAACGCGCTTTCTTACAAACAGATTCTTTATGTGATACAATAGAATAGTAAGACAGGGAGGATTCAGCATAGCAGCTGTTCACGGAAACATAACAGGCCTGAAAGGTTCGCAACTCCATGCCCTCGAAAGGATCTATCGGAGAAGGGTTCCCCGTGACAAGGTAATCACCCCTGAACTCGCGCGGTATCTCACAGGGTTATCATCATCAATCAATCGCCAGATCGGTCTGCTCATCACCCGGTCCGGCAATATCACCCATGTCATCGTGGGAGACGCGAAAGGTATCCTAATCCCTGAGCTCTCTCACTATCCCATCGGCAAGAAGGCGCTCAGGGGGATCAGGCTCGTCCATACCCATCTGAAGGGTGAACCGCTGAATCAGGACGACCTTACCGACCTCTCACTCCTGAGGTTTGACCTCGTCGCTGCCCTGGGGATCAAGGATTCCCTGCCGGACACGATCTCCCTCGCTCATCTCATGCCCCAGGACTCTGAGAGGTCCGTCGAGATAACACCTCCAGAGAATTTCCATCAGCTCAGCATGGACTTCTTCTCGTTCATCACCGCCCTCGACGGCGAGATGGAGAGAAGGAGAACCTTCAGTCAGGATGAAAAGAGGGAGAGGGCAATCCTTGTCAGCGTATCGACAAGACCAAGGTATGAGCAGGAGGATTCGATCGAGGAACTCAGAGACCTCGCCTATTCGAGCGGAGTCCTTGTCCTCGATACGGTAATCCAGAGGCCGAAGGAAATCAACCCGCGGTTTCTCATGGGGGAAGGTAAGCTGAAGGAGCTTGTCATTAATGCCATGAACAAGGGCGCAACGATCCTGATCTTTGACCAGGCCTTGAACGCCTCTCAAACCAAGGCGATAGGGGAATCAACGGAACTGAAGGTTATCGACCGTCCCCAGTTGATCCTCGACATCTTTGCCCAGCGCGCCCACAGCAGGGACGGAAAGGTCCAGGTTGAACTTGCACAGCTCAAGTACCGCCTGCCGAGACTCACGGGGAGAGGCACGGCAATGTCAAGACTCATGGGAGGGATCGGAGGGAGAGGCCCTGGTGAGATGAAGCTCGAGATCGACAGAAGGCGTGTCCGTGACAGGATCGGTCTCCTCGAAAAAGAGCTCAAAGCCCTTTCGTGCGCGCGCAGACAGAGAAGGCAAAGGAGGATCGAGACGGGCATCCCCATCATCTCGATCGTTGGGTACACCAATGCCGGAAAATCAACCCTTCTCAATGCCCTCACGAGGAGCGAGATCTTTGTTGAGGACAAGATGTTCGCCACCCTCGATACGTCGAGCAGGCGGCTCAGGTTCCCTCGGGAGAGGGAGGTCATCATCACCGACACCGTCGGCTTCATCAGGGACCTTCCGAACGACCTTGTAGCGGCCTTTAAATCGACGCTCGAAGAACTTGAGGATGCGGACCTCCTCGTACATCTTGTCGATATATCAAATCCACGGTTCGAGGAACATATGGCATCGGTGGAACGAATACTCGAAGAGCTGAATCTCGCTCATAAACAGCAGCTTCTCGTCTTCAACAAGACCGACCGGGTATCGGCTGAAGTCGCTGCCAATGTCAGGATGCGTTTCAATGCCATCGCAATCTCCGCCGTCGACCCCTCAAGCCTGAAGCCTTTTCTTGATGCGATAGAAGCCCATCTCTGGGATAGCAAAATGGCAGTCGCAATAGTATAATAAAGGATTATTTCGGTAAAGGAGAAGAGAGATCTCATGGACTTTAAGCCTAAGTGGATCGCCTGGGAGATAACGAGGAGATGCAACCTTAGATGTGTGCATTGCCGTTCCTCCTCTGAAATGGAAGTGCAGGGTCATCCCGACTTTTCTACGGAAGAGGCCTTCAGAATCATCGACGACATATCCTCCTATGCACAGCCGGTCATGGTCCTGTCCGGCGGTGAGCCCCTCATGAGGAGCGATGTTTTTGACATCGCTCGATACGGCAGCGGGAAAGGTCTGAGGATGTGTCTTGCCACAAACGGCACCCTCATTACCGAGGAGATATGCGGAAGGATAAAGGACTCCGGGATGAGGATCGTATCGCTGAGCCTTGACGGATCGACGGAGGAGGTACACGACGATTTCAGGAATGAGAAAGGCGCCTTCGCGGGGATCGTGAACGCTGCGCGGTTATTCAGAAAGCACGACATCGAGTTCATCATTAACTCTTCCTTCACGAGAAGGAACCAGGAGGAGATACCAAAGGTCTACCGGTTTGCAAAAGAACTCGGGGCAACTGCCTGGTATATGTTCATGATCGTCCCCACCGGCAGAGGCGAAGAGATCATGAACGAGCTCATTTCGAAGGAGGACTATGAGGAGATCCTCGAATGGCATTACCAGATGGAGAAGGAAGAACACGATATGCTCGTGAGACCGACGTGTGCGCCGCACTACTACAGGGTAGTCCTCCAGCAGGCAAAGGAAGAAGGTGTCAGGCTTGAACGGAGGACTCTTAAGTTTTCGACAGGCGGATCAAAGGGCTGTATCGCTGGCCAGCTCATATGTCTCATCAATGTGGACGGCGATGTGCTCCCCTGCAGTTATTTCCCGAAGTCCGCGGGCAATATAAAGAGACAGTCCTTCAAGGACATCTGGGAGAACTCAGACCTGTTCCTGGAGTTGCGGGATTTCAAGAGGTATAAGGGAAGGTGCGGGTCCTGTGAATATATCAATGTCTGTGGCGGCTGCAGGGCGCGCTCCTATTCTGTTT
Above is a window of Thermodesulfovibrionales bacterium DNA encoding:
- a CDS encoding macro domain-containing protein gives rise to the protein MKVVGEKVIWGKTLRLVQADITERDVDAIVNAANSYLQHGGGVAGAIVRKGGRIIQEESDRIGYVPVGNAAVTGAGRLPARYVIHAVGPRMGEGDEDSKLKNAVLNSIKLASGKGLKSISLPAISSGIFGFPKDRCAEILVKEAATYLKENPKTSLEVVEFCIYDDLTLGYFEREFGKIG
- the hflX gene encoding GTPase HflX, giving the protein MGDAKGILIPELSHYPIGKKALRGIRLVHTHLKGEPLNQDDLTDLSLLRFDLVAALGIKDSLPDTISLAHLMPQDSERSVEITPPENFHQLSMDFFSFITALDGEMERRRTFSQDEKRERAILVSVSTRPRYEQEDSIEELRDLAYSSGVLVLDTVIQRPKEINPRFLMGEGKLKELVINAMNKGATILIFDQALNASQTKAIGESTELKVIDRPQLILDIFAQRAHSRDGKVQVELAQLKYRLPRLTGRGTAMSRLMGGIGGRGPGEMKLEIDRRRVRDRIGLLEKELKALSCARRQRRQRRIETGIPIISIVGYTNAGKSTLLNALTRSEIFVEDKMFATLDTSSRRLRFPREREVIITDTVGFIRDLPNDLVAAFKSTLEELEDADLLVHLVDISNPRFEEHMASVERILEELNLAHKQQLLVFNKTDRVSAEVAANVRMRFNAIAISAVDPSSLKPFLDAIEAHLWDSKMAVAIV
- a CDS encoding radical SAM protein; its protein translation is MDFKPKWIAWEITRRCNLRCVHCRSSSEMEVQGHPDFSTEEAFRIIDDISSYAQPVMVLSGGEPLMRSDVFDIARYGSGKGLRMCLATNGTLITEEICGRIKDSGMRIVSLSLDGSTEEVHDDFRNEKGAFAGIVNAARLFRKHDIEFIINSSFTRRNQEEIPKVYRFAKELGATAWYMFMIVPTGRGEEIMNELISKEDYEEILEWHYQMEKEEHDMLVRPTCAPHYYRVVLQQAKEEGVRLERRTLKFSTGGSKGCIAGQLICLINVDGDVLPCSYFPKSAGNIKRQSFKDIWENSDLFLELRDFKRYKGRCGSCEYINVCGGCRARSYSVYGDYLEEEPFCGYLPVKMEKKKVARN